From Halotia branconii CENA392, the proteins below share one genomic window:
- a CDS encoding IS630 family transposase: MRYWCGDESRVGLKTELGRLITLCGIKPIGIMQWKRENFYLYGLVEPLTGEYYIWEFSHLNTACFNIFLEQFAATYPEDIHILQLDNGAFHLSQTLKIPENIILLFQPPHTPQVNPIERLWEEVKRNLSWECFANLDELRTVIWQRLEELNTSIVANITGWGFILDALFVSGFS; encoded by the coding sequence ATTAGATACTGGTGTGGTGATGAAAGCCGTGTAGGATTAAAAACAGAATTAGGAAGACTGATCACGCTTTGTGGCATTAAACCTATTGGCATCATGCAATGGAAACGAGAAAATTTCTATTTATATGGTTTAGTAGAGCCGTTAACTGGTGAGTATTATATTTGGGAATTCTCTCATCTCAACACAGCTTGCTTCAATATCTTTTTAGAACAGTTTGCAGCTACGTATCCGGAAGATATACACATACTTCAATTAGACAATGGTGCTTTTCATTTAAGCCAGACTCTTAAAATTCCAGAAAATATTATTTTATTATTTCAACCTCCACATACTCCCCAAGTCAATCCCATTGAACGTTTATGGGAAGAAGTAAAAAGGAATTTAAGTTGGGAATGCTTTGCTAATTTGGACGAGTTAAGAACAGTTATTTGGCAACGTCTTGAGGAATTAAACACATCAATTGTTGCGAATATTACAGGTTGGGGTTTTATTCTGGATGCTTTATTTGTATCAGGCTTTTCGTGA
- a CDS encoding addiction module protein → MHPILKVDISELSVSERIQLAEDLWDSILTDTNAVSLREEQKQELDKRLEIHRQNPKQGSSWEEVKQRLGFSE, encoded by the coding sequence ATGCATCCCATATTAAAGGTTGATATTTCAGAATTAAGTGTATCCGAGCGAATACAACTTGCAGAGGATTTATGGGATAGCATTTTGACTGATACTAATGCAGTTTCTCTGAGGGAGGAGCAAAAGCAAGAACTGGATAAACGTTTAGAAATACATCGTCAAAACCCAAAGCAGGGTTCGTCCTGGGAAGAAGTTAAGCAGAGACTGGGTTTTTCTGAATAA
- a CDS encoding type II toxin-antitoxin system VapC family toxin, whose amino-acid sequence MAYLLDTNVLLRSADPNHPMYNSATNATSLLRNQGETLCIVPQNLIEFWNVYTRPANKNGLGHTASEASEEIRRLKAFFTFLTDTASIYNEWERLAMQYQVKGVNVHDARLVAAMLVHGLTHILTFNISDFARYSEIIAVNPTAIAP is encoded by the coding sequence GTGGCTTATCTGCTCGACACCAATGTTCTGCTGCGGAGCGCAGACCCTAACCACCCAATGTACAACTCGGCGACCAATGCAACTTCCTTGCTGCGGAATCAGGGGGAAACACTCTGCATCGTACCGCAGAATCTCATCGAGTTTTGGAACGTGTATACCCGTCCAGCTAATAAAAATGGGCTAGGTCATACTGCCTCTGAAGCCTCTGAAGAAATCAGACGGCTGAAGGCTTTCTTTACTTTTCTGACGGATACCGCAAGCATTTACAACGAGTGGGAGCGACTTGCCATGCAGTATCAAGTAAAAGGGGTCAATGTCCACGATGCTCGACTGGTTGCAGCAATGCTGGTGCATGGGTTAACCCATATCCTTACATTTAATATTAGTGATTTTGCCCGTTACTCAGAAATTATTGCTGTTAATCCAACTGCGATCGCACCTTAG
- a CDS encoding helix-turn-helix domain-containing protein produces MVGVTKVEIKESVQQLHELLVKQKTASSRERVQALYLLKMGQVRTVQDAAFVVGRERVTVQRWLKTYTESGINGLLSTKKSPGRPPIIDGSTKEQLLKELEQPFGFKSYEEIRTWLKAVQGVRASYKVVHDTVRYRMKAKLKVPRAVGIKHNEEAELEFKKNCHNT; encoded by the coding sequence ATGGTTGGAGTCACCAAAGTCGAAATAAAAGAATCAGTCCAACAGTTGCATGAACTGCTCGTCAAACAGAAAACAGCATCAAGCCGTGAACGAGTTCAAGCTTTGTATTTACTGAAAATGGGGCAAGTAAGAACGGTACAGGATGCAGCTTTTGTCGTAGGCAGAGAAAGAGTGACAGTGCAAAGATGGTTAAAAACATATACAGAGTCGGGAATAAACGGTCTATTGTCAACAAAAAAAAGTCCAGGGCGACCGCCAATTATTGATGGTTCGACCAAAGAACAACTTTTAAAAGAACTTGAACAGCCATTTGGATTTAAAAGCTATGAAGAAATCCGAACATGGTTGAAAGCGGTTCAAGGTGTGAGAGCGTCGTATAAAGTAGTACATGATACAGTACGCTATCGAATGAAAGCGAAGTTAAAAGTACCAAGAGCAGTAGGGATAAAACACAATGAAGAAGCAGAATTAGAATTTAAAAAAAACTGCCACAATACCTAG
- a CDS encoding ion channel, with protein MKLRLPKFLRKQKQHSIPRVHIKVHQNGLFEIMGMGAWYSYWRDPYHLLLTIPWVGFISLICISYVTINILFAVAYWLGGDCIANAKPGSFLDVFFFSVQTLASIGYGAMYPKTTYANVVVTIEAMIGLVGIAVMTGLAFARFSKPTARVVFSRVVVIIPHEGVPTLMFRTANKRRNMILEAQMRVYLMRDEVTAEGQFMRRIYDLKLLRSQTPSFTLTWSVMHVIDEFSPLYGVTPESLTQTSALLIVSVSGIDETVAQVVHARHTYGANDILWNSRFVDIIHHTPDGNRYIDYKNFHDVQPLDDIS; from the coding sequence ATGAAACTTCGACTGCCGAAATTTTTACGAAAGCAAAAACAGCATTCAATTCCACGAGTGCATATTAAAGTCCATCAAAATGGATTATTTGAGATTATGGGTATGGGTGCATGGTACTCTTACTGGCGTGATCCTTACCATTTGCTGCTGACAATTCCTTGGGTTGGTTTTATCAGTCTAATTTGTATTTCTTACGTAACTATTAATATCCTGTTTGCTGTGGCTTATTGGCTAGGAGGAGATTGTATTGCTAATGCTAAACCTGGCTCGTTTTTAGATGTCTTTTTCTTTAGCGTGCAAACCCTAGCATCTATCGGCTACGGTGCAATGTATCCGAAAACAACTTACGCCAATGTCGTTGTGACAATTGAAGCGATGATTGGCTTGGTGGGAATTGCTGTGATGACAGGACTAGCATTTGCGAGGTTTTCTAAACCAACTGCTCGCGTAGTGTTTAGCCGAGTTGTAGTGATTATACCTCACGAGGGAGTACCTACTTTGATGTTTCGCACTGCTAACAAGCGCCGGAACATGATTTTAGAGGCACAAATGAGGGTTTATTTAATGCGCGATGAAGTAACTGCCGAAGGGCAATTCATGCGCCGAATTTACGACCTGAAATTACTCAGAAGTCAAACGCCTAGCTTTACATTAACTTGGTCTGTGATGCATGTAATTGATGAGTTTAGTCCTTTGTATGGAGTGACTCCAGAATCATTAACTCAGACAAGCGCTTTATTAATTGTTTCTGTGAGTGGTATCGATGAAACAGTTGCACAAGTAGTTCATGCTCGTCATACTTATGGCGCTAATGATATTTTATGGAATAGTCGTTTTGTCGATATTATTCACCATACACCTGATGGAAATCGCTATATCGACTATAAAAATTTCCACGATGTTCAACCTTTAGATGATATATCCTAA
- a CDS encoding MFS transporter, translating to MNRNFWITALIAFINSLSLTILIPIIYLYGKRFGLSDFQTSLLFSIYSVAQFFATPVIGKLSDRFGRKPLLIISLAGTVIANLIAGTATTAGLLFFARFLDGITGGNASVAQAIISDVTTSENRARGFGVYGAAFGLGFVLGPATSLLAQQISLGAAFLVAGAVAFVGLLVTLFFLPETLQNKADKAQNIFDLGLGNLISGLAMPKVGVLLIINFFIGTTFTIFTYAFQPYFINVLGQNSQTLTLMFLLFGVLGVIMQTWGVSILSNKFNIVSILFLGLFIRSLSFVLMPIWQNIIYFVIVAILFSLFNSLVQPMINTLISLNAQAKDQGTAMGLNASYLSISNGVGPVIAGTLIHQSQPITYGYPLYLAGILTFLVLFLAIANRKRYAPQLQ from the coding sequence ATGAATCGAAATTTTTGGATTACCGCCTTAATTGCTTTTATTAACTCCCTCAGTTTGACAATTTTAATTCCTATTATCTATCTTTATGGCAAACGATTTGGCCTCAGTGATTTTCAGACTAGCTTGTTATTTTCGATTTACTCTGTAGCTCAATTTTTTGCCACGCCTGTAATTGGTAAACTTTCTGACCGTTTTGGGCGTAAACCTTTATTGATTATCAGTTTAGCTGGGACTGTAATTGCTAACTTGATCGCTGGAACTGCAACAACAGCAGGTCTTCTGTTCTTTGCACGATTTTTAGATGGTATCACTGGCGGCAATGCTTCGGTGGCTCAGGCAATTATTTCAGATGTCACCACCTCCGAAAACCGAGCTAGAGGATTTGGGGTTTACGGTGCAGCATTTGGTTTAGGTTTTGTATTAGGGCCAGCTACAAGTTTGCTAGCACAGCAGATTTCTTTGGGTGCGGCTTTTTTAGTTGCGGGTGCAGTTGCATTTGTAGGACTTTTAGTTACACTTTTCTTTTTACCTGAAACTCTGCAAAACAAAGCTGATAAAGCACAAAATATCTTTGACTTAGGTTTAGGTAATTTAATTAGCGGTTTAGCTATGCCAAAAGTTGGTGTACTTTTAATCATCAACTTTTTTATTGGCACTACGTTCACCATTTTTACCTATGCTTTTCAACCTTACTTTATTAATGTGTTGGGTCAAAATAGCCAGACTTTGACGCTGATGTTTCTTTTGTTTGGAGTTTTGGGCGTAATTATGCAGACTTGGGGTGTTTCAATTCTCAGTAATAAATTTAATATAGTAAGTATATTATTTTTAGGTTTATTTATTCGCAGTTTATCGTTTGTTCTCATGCCAATTTGGCAAAATATTATTTATTTTGTGATAGTTGCAATATTATTTTCTCTCTTCAATTCTTTAGTTCAACCCATGATTAATACATTAATTTCTTTGAATGCTCAAGCAAAAGACCAAGGAACTGCTATGGGTTTAAACGCATCTTATTTAAGTATCTCTAATGGTGTTGGCCCCGTGATTGCGGGAACGCTGATTCATCAATCGCAGCCCATAACCTACGGCTATCCTTTATATTTAGCCGGAATCCTGACTTTTTTAGTGTTATTTTTAGCGATCGCTAACCGCAAAAGATACGCGCCTCAATTACAATAA
- a CDS encoding sensor histidine kinase, giving the protein MNIFRPTSIVVATVVLTIFLFLPVTWITKQEYQQFDYLIQHEMPLNSLTERIIYLDEVLTMSAKMYANTGEVKWKQRYTLFGSELDLELNKFRKLAQHRFLTERVKTIDIANQKLVKMEEESFVLVEQGKKSEAQILLSSVQYETEKTKLGAGIETSKYYISKELQEDITLYRKQMFFSIAFAVISLILLIPLWIIVLRLLQKYLKARQIAQHALMKANQELELRVKQRTQELSDKNIQLKQTVKKLQQTQTQLIHAEKMSSLGQMVAGIAHEVNNPLNFILGNIKHTQTFIQDLFKLIDIYQQHYSTPPKEIQIAIKNIDLDFVRQDYTQVIGSMMQGVNRIEKIVKSLRTFSRLDEAELKEVDIHESIDSILLMLQYRLQSNHNQCKICLVKDYAVLPLVECYSSELNQVILNILSNAIDALEERYLQCMIEQKSNHISNLCIRTEVISQSWIGLHVIDNGTGIDESIKHKIFDPFFTTKTVGKGTGLGLSVSYQIITNRHSGKLYCNSKIGQGTEMVIEIPVTQKSVIKKVL; this is encoded by the coding sequence ATGAATATATTTCGTCCAACATCAATTGTAGTGGCAACAGTTGTCTTGACTATTTTCTTATTTCTCCCTGTAACTTGGATAACAAAACAAGAATACCAGCAATTTGATTATTTAATCCAGCATGAAATGCCATTAAACTCATTAACTGAAAGAATTATTTACCTAGATGAAGTACTCACTATGTCAGCAAAAATGTATGCAAATACAGGTGAGGTAAAGTGGAAACAAAGATATACATTATTTGGCTCAGAATTAGATTTAGAACTGAACAAATTTAGAAAATTAGCGCAACATCGTTTTTTAACTGAACGTGTTAAAACAATTGATATTGCTAATCAAAAATTAGTCAAAATGGAAGAAGAATCTTTTGTATTAGTCGAACAAGGAAAAAAATCAGAAGCCCAAATTTTATTATCTAGTGTTCAATATGAAACAGAGAAAACTAAATTAGGGGCAGGTATTGAGACTAGTAAATATTATATATCAAAAGAATTACAAGAGGATATTACGTTATACCGTAAACAGATGTTTTTTTCTATTGCTTTTGCTGTAATAAGTTTAATCTTACTCATTCCTTTATGGATCATTGTACTACGCTTACTACAAAAGTATTTAAAAGCTCGACAAATTGCACAACATGCTTTAATGAAAGCTAATCAAGAGTTAGAATTACGAGTTAAACAGCGAACACAAGAATTAAGCGATAAAAATATTCAACTTAAACAAACTGTTAAAAAGCTGCAACAAACTCAAACACAATTGATTCATGCAGAAAAAATGTCTTCTTTAGGTCAAATGGTAGCTGGTATTGCCCATGAAGTTAACAACCCGCTAAATTTTATTTTGGGTAATATAAAACACACGCAAACTTTTATACAAGACTTATTTAAGTTAATAGACATCTATCAGCAGCATTATTCTACTCCCCCTAAAGAAATTCAAATAGCAATTAAAAATATAGATTTAGATTTTGTGCGCCAAGATTATACTCAAGTTATTGGTTCGATGATGCAGGGTGTAAATAGGATTGAGAAAATAGTTAAATCGCTACGGACTTTTTCGCGTTTAGATGAGGCCGAACTTAAAGAAGTTGATATCCATGAAAGTATTGATAGTATATTGTTGATGTTACAATATCGATTACAATCGAATCATAATCAGTGTAAAATTTGCCTTGTTAAAGATTATGCTGTGCTGCCATTAGTCGAGTGTTATTCTAGTGAACTTAATCAAGTGATTCTGAATATTTTGAGTAATGCAATAGATGCTTTAGAAGAACGATATTTGCAGTGCATGATTGAGCAAAAAAGTAATCACATCAGCAATCTTTGTATTCGGACTGAAGTAATTTCCCAATCATGGATAGGACTTCACGTTATTGACAACGGCACTGGTATTGATGAATCTATCAAACACAAAATATTTGACCCCTTTTTCACTACTAAAACTGTAGGTAAAGGCACAGGTTTAGGATTATCAGTTAGTTATCAAATTATCACTAATAGACATTCTGGAAAGTTATATTGTAATTCTAAAATTGGACAAGGTACAGAAATGGTTATTGAAATTCCTGTAACTCAAAAATCAGTGATTAAAAAAGTTTTATAA
- a CDS encoding WYL domain-containing protein, which translates to MICHFLIGVPGSGKSTFAAELAKLGNYRIVSTDVIRQQLYGDANIQGDWVEIEKAVICEIVSTLAQGDGVIYDATNAKRVWRMDLLKKLNGVEVQWMGWYLRTPIATCKLWNQKRDRQVPDIIIENMHKSLQEFPAVAAEGFAVVKAIDVTGDNFNIQQISTQIQQLNRTLTNRANRNRHVTLHLYSQLLNFERLMYLISLIIHYPGMGTLQITHPSLLESIFGYVPQFANSLEEVTAFMGKLHGKIYADAQAIAFDLDWLQQNSLIGSNTVFFSSPITSPLHHSVTPFCFATHNYSDWYTFQRLVQIIRFILHQPLLQNTGKGSLPTLISALQQHEIIDSNGLDTVRKDIEKVLKPYKILPEFPLRDGYFAGTAILSVYELTKVFNVLQSQAKSLDDPVALDIYETFATRMVQSKMSINKVYPARAIANRNMIDPEFLPIDALSKNLQQIEEAIVKGQLLELNRFPGGGKFALDEESFFLAFPLQIVFYNQAWYLGYECEGGKYTGLLRFERLDRLFIGQLQNRVRSRQEQENSLQKLQKLSASSIGVFLGYSASDQDKFLSQNKQEGSQVCVTIEMWFNDVIFRFITEGTKRFPSQQMKMSLPVENVRSTLPKSIFCLKKTQDKCFPNRFRLKLPKWYLDDVEFLRWIVGFGGNVKVVKPEELIIKVKEMGRAILAVYE; encoded by the coding sequence ATGATTTGTCACTTTCTTATTGGTGTACCGGGTAGCGGTAAATCCACCTTCGCTGCCGAGTTAGCAAAACTAGGAAATTACCGCATTGTCTCTACTGATGTCATTCGTCAGCAACTTTACGGTGATGCAAATATCCAAGGTGATTGGGTAGAAATAGAAAAAGCAGTTATCTGTGAAATTGTAAGTACATTAGCTCAAGGTGATGGCGTAATTTATGATGCCACTAATGCCAAGCGCGTTTGGCGGATGGATTTGTTAAAAAAGCTCAATGGCGTTGAAGTTCAGTGGATGGGGTGGTATCTGCGAACCCCCATTGCAACTTGCAAATTATGGAATCAAAAACGCGATCGCCAAGTTCCAGATATAATCATTGAGAACATGCATAAATCTCTGCAAGAGTTCCCCGCCGTCGCAGCAGAAGGTTTTGCAGTCGTTAAAGCAATTGATGTTACTGGCGACAACTTCAACATTCAACAAATCTCAACCCAAATACAACAGCTTAACCGCACCCTGACTAACCGTGCAAATCGCAATCGTCACGTAACTCTGCATTTATATAGTCAGCTGCTAAATTTTGAACGCCTCATGTATCTAATTTCCCTGATTATCCACTATCCGGGTATGGGAACTTTGCAAATCACTCACCCTAGTTTGCTAGAAAGTATTTTTGGTTATGTGCCTCAATTTGCTAACTCCCTAGAAGAAGTTACCGCTTTTATGGGTAAATTACACGGCAAAATCTATGCTGATGCTCAGGCGATCGCATTTGATTTAGACTGGTTACAGCAAAATTCTCTCATTGGATCTAATACTGTTTTTTTCTCTTCTCCTATTACTTCACCACTTCATCATTCTGTTACACCATTTTGTTTTGCAACTCATAACTATTCTGATTGGTACACATTTCAAAGGTTAGTGCAAATCATTCGTTTTATTCTTCATCAACCATTATTACAAAATACAGGTAAGGGAAGTTTGCCAACTCTTATCTCTGCACTCCAACAGCATGAGATTATTGATAGTAATGGCTTAGATACTGTCCGTAAAGATATTGAAAAGGTGCTGAAGCCTTATAAAATATTGCCGGAATTTCCCCTCAGAGATGGCTATTTTGCAGGAACAGCGATTTTGTCAGTATATGAATTAACTAAAGTGTTTAATGTTCTCCAGTCTCAGGCTAAAAGCCTTGATGATCCCGTGGCGCTGGATATTTATGAAACTTTTGCTACGCGGATGGTGCAAAGTAAAATGAGCATAAATAAAGTATATCCGGCACGGGCGATCGCCAACCGTAATATGATTGACCCAGAGTTTTTACCAATAGATGCTTTATCTAAGAATTTACAGCAAATTGAAGAGGCGATCGTTAAAGGACAACTACTAGAATTAAATCGTTTTCCTGGCGGCGGTAAATTTGCACTTGATGAAGAAAGTTTCTTCCTAGCATTTCCCTTACAAATCGTTTTTTATAACCAAGCATGGTATTTAGGTTACGAATGTGAAGGAGGAAAATATACAGGTCTTTTGCGTTTTGAGCGTTTAGATAGATTATTTATCGGTCAACTTCAAAACAGAGTCCGTTCACGACAAGAACAAGAAAATTCATTACAAAAATTACAAAAACTTTCTGCTAGTAGTATAGGTGTTTTTCTTGGGTATAGCGCCAGTGACCAAGATAAATTTCTTAGTCAGAATAAACAAGAAGGTTCCCAGGTTTGTGTAACTATAGAAATGTGGTTTAATGATGTTATTTTTCGATTTATAACTGAAGGTACTAAGAGATTTCCATCACAGCAAATGAAGATGTCTTTACCTGTCGAAAATGTTAGGTCAACGTTACCCAAGTCGATTTTTTGTCTCAAAAAAACGCAAGATAAATGTTTTCCTAATCGCTTTCGATTAAAATTACCTAAATGGTATTTAGATGATGTAGAGTTTTTGAGGTGGATTGTTGGTTTTGGTGGAAATGTTAAGGTTGTAAAACCTGAAGAGTTAATAATTAAAGTTAAAGAAATGGGTAGGGCAATTTTAGCCGTTTATGAGTAA
- a CDS encoding ATP-dependent Zn protease: MSQTALNLVAISIFLMTLSVLLGPLINLSPTVPALATFTILGIATLDNFGLQGKGGTIFLDWIARFSPEYRDRIIHHEAGHFLVAHLLDIPVTGYTLSAWEAWKQGQPGQGGVTFDDGELASQLEKGTISAQMLDRYCTIWMAGIAAETLVFENAEGGGDDKTKLARVLSALGLSESTRQQKQRFHTLQAKNLLQENRSSYEALVQAMRERASVEDCQSLVKNAEF, from the coding sequence ATGAGCCAAACTGCCCTAAATTTAGTCGCCATATCGATATTTCTCATGACTCTATCAGTACTGTTAGGGCCATTAATCAACTTATCCCCGACAGTGCCAGCCCTTGCTACCTTCACTATTTTGGGCATAGCCACATTAGATAACTTTGGTTTGCAAGGTAAGGGAGGTACTATCTTTTTAGATTGGATTGCGAGGTTTTCTCCTGAATACCGCGATCGCATTATCCACCATGAAGCGGGACATTTTCTCGTTGCTCATCTATTAGATATTCCTGTCACAGGCTACACCCTCAGCGCTTGGGAAGCCTGGAAACAAGGACAACCTGGGCAAGGTGGCGTTACTTTTGATGATGGTGAACTCGCATCTCAACTAGAAAAAGGTACAATCAGCGCTCAAATGTTAGATCGTTACTGCACTATTTGGATGGCGGGAATTGCTGCGGAAACTTTGGTATTTGAAAATGCTGAAGGTGGAGGTGATGATAAAACTAAGTTAGCAAGAGTCTTATCAGCTTTAGGTTTGTCGGAATCAACTCGTCAGCAAAAACAGCGCTTTCATACCCTGCAAGCGAAGAATTTGCTACAAGAAAATCGGTCTAGTTACGAAGCCTTAGTCCAAGCCATGCGAGAACGTGCTTCAGTAGAAGATTGTCAGAGTTTAGTGAAAAATGCTGAATTTTAG
- the csx18 gene encoding CRISPR-associated protein Csx18, translated as MYISSCAALVRNLGVALLNGTITLIILLIAPLGLAAVIINTILVTVASFVNATAGDAIINFLQPSQIKTLLAEVISQQSQLTKENNK; from the coding sequence ATGTATATTTCTTCCTGCGCTGCATTAGTCCGCAATTTAGGCGTAGCCTTACTCAACGGTACTATCACTCTTATTATCTTATTAATTGCACCCCTTGGGTTAGCAGCCGTAATCATCAACACAATATTAGTCACAGTAGCTAGTTTTGTTAACGCCACAGCAGGTGATGCAATAATCAACTTTCTCCAACCATCTCAAATCAAAACATTACTTGCTGAAGTCATTTCTCAACAGTCACAACTTACCAAAGAAAATAACAAATAA